One window of the bacterium genome contains the following:
- the rpsD gene encoding 30S ribosomal protein S4 has translation MARYRESVCRLCRREGAKLFLKGDRCYSDKCAVERRPYPPGQHGTRRIKHSDYGVQLREKQKARRIYGVMEGQFRNYFKMADRQKGVTGVNLIILLERRLDNTVFRLGFAGSRADARQLVRHGHVLVNDRKVNIPSFLMRPGDQIEISEKSRKSVRVQESMVSAERKSTPAWLELEAPKFRGYFKSYPIREEVAMPVNEQLIVELYSK, from the coding sequence TTGGCGAGGTATCGAGAATCAGTATGTCGGCTCTGCCGAAGGGAAGGTGCCAAGCTTTTCCTTAAGGGTGACAGGTGTTATTCAGATAAGTGCGCTGTTGAGCGCAGGCCTTATCCCCCTGGGCAGCATGGAACCAGACGGATCAAACATTCCGACTATGGCGTTCAGCTTCGAGAGAAACAGAAGGCCAGAAGGATCTATGGTGTTATGGAAGGACAGTTCCGGAACTACTTTAAAATGGCTGACCGCCAGAAAGGTGTTACCGGTGTGAACCTCATCATCCTTCTTGAGCGAAGACTGGACAACACTGTGTTCAGACTTGGTTTTGCCGGTTCAAGGGCAGATGCGCGCCAGCTTGTGCGGCATGGCCACGTTCTGGTCAACGACCGGAAGGTCAATATACCTTCTTTCCTGATGAGGCCCGGCGATCAGATCGAGATCAGTGAAAAAAGCCGAAAATCTGTCAGGGTGCAGGAATCTATGGTTTCGGCAGAGAGAAAAAGCACCCCCGCATGGCTGGAATTGGAAGCTCCCAAGTTCAGAGGATATTTCAAGAGCTATCCAATTCGGGAAGAGGTTGCTATGCCGGTTAATGAACAGCTCATAGTTGAGCTCTATTCCAAGTAA
- the rpsK gene encoding 30S ribosomal protein S11, with product MAKPKKGSGRRVKKNVPVGVAHIQATFNNTIITITDPAGNTLAWCSAGSKGFKGSRKSTPFAAQLAAEDVAKRAMENGVRKVDVLVKGPGSGREAALRSLQASGLEVTLIKDVTPIPHNGCRPPKRRRV from the coding sequence ATGGCTAAGCCGAAAAAAGGATCAGGCAGGAGGGTTAAGAAGAACGTTCCTGTCGGTGTGGCCCATATACAGGCTACGTTCAATAATACGATCATTACAATAACAGATCCAGCGGGAAACACGCTTGCCTGGTGTAGTGCCGGTAGCAAGGGGTTCAAGGGTTCAAGGAAAAGCACCCCGTTCGCTGCTCAGTTGGCTGCGGAAGACGTTGCCAAGAGGGCCATGGAAAACGGTGTGAGGAAGGTTGATGTCCTTGTTAAGGGACCTGGCTCCGGCCGGGAAGCGGCTCTGCGATCGCTTCAGGCTTCCGGTTTGGAAGTTACCTTGATCAAGGATGTGACCCCCATCCCTCACAATGGATGCCGTCCGCCCAAGAGGCGCCGGGTCTGA